CCCGTTCGTCCCCATTCCCAGCGATTCCATCGCTGGTCCCCGTAAAGTTAAAAGCCCCTGATGCAAGAACACACCAGGGGCTATTTTTCAAGACTTAAGGGGACCAGCGATGGAATCGCTGGGAACGGGGCCGCTTTTTTAGTTGATAGTTTATAGAGGGCTAACGCCGTCGAGCGAGGCTGCCCTATCAACTATTAACTATAAATTATTAACTAAACGAAAGGGGCTAAGCCTCTTTTTACCTTTTTACTTTTTTACAGCCCCTCTTATCGCGAACCAGGCATGAACTGCAAGGGTGGGAAGAAGGCCGTAATGGGTGCGCATCACCTGAAAACGCTCCTTCAAGGAGGCTTTGTGGTTCTGCGTGGTCATGCCGCCATCCAGAAAATGGGTGAGGACGGCATGGACGTTGCGCAACGGGAGCTTGCGGCGAGATGACTCCCGCATGATACGGATGCACCAGTCTACATCTGCCGAATAACGGTAGTGCAGATCGTAATGAATCTCACGGGCTATGTCTGTGCGGGCATAGAATGACTGGTGGCATACCAGCATGCCCCAGATGAACGAACGCCACGTGAGCTTCTTGGGTGGGGCTAGACGGCGATGACGCAGGAAATGGCCCATCTCGTCCACGATATCGGTATCCCCGTAAAGTACGCCGGGCAGTAATTCGCCTTCGCCTACACAGCCTTCTACATATTCCAGCGTATCGGCTGTAGGAAAGGTGTCACCGGCATTCATGAACACCAGGTAATCGCCCGTAGCTCGGTCGATGCTCTTGTTCATGGCATCATAAAGTCCCTTGTCGGGCTCTGATATGACCACGATTTCGTGCGAACTCTCGCCTACTGCATTGCGATGCTGATATGCCTTCACCAGCTGGAGGGTGCGGTCGCGGGAACCGCCATCCATGATGATGTGCTCAATGTTGCAGTAGGTCTGGCGCTGCACGCTGTCGAGGGTACGCTGCAACTCCTTCTCGGCATTGTACGTACAGGTTACGACGGTGAACTTAATCATAACTTATAGTTTTTGTAGGCCATCGCCTCGTTATAAACTTCAATATATTTCAATGCTACTGCATGCTGCGAATAGTTCTGTGCTACCTTCTGCAGACATGCCTGCTTCAGCGCCGCCCTGTCGGCCTCTTCGAGTACCCAGTGGATGCCACTCGCCAGGTCTTCGGTATCGCGGTAGTTAGCTACGTAGCCGTTCTGCTGATGGTCTATCATCTCCGGTATACCTCCTACCCTGAAACCGATGCTCGGCACGCCGCACGCCATCGACTCCATGATGGTGTTAGGGAGGTTATCTTCGAGCGATGGCAGCACAAAGGCATCTGCAGAATTGTAGATTGCCACAATCTGCTTCTCATCGCTGACATAGCCGAGCGAATAGGACGGCAGGGTGAGGTTTACTTCCTCGGAATGGCCGCCCAGGATGGCGATGGCGGTATTCTCCTTCATCTCGGGATAGCGCGCTACCAGCCGGTCGATGGCTTCGATGAAATAGCGCATGCCCTTGCGCTCGTCGGTTACGCGCTGGGATACGAAGAGAATGATATGCTTGTCGGCTGGCAAACCGGCACGCAGACGCGCCTCTGCCTGATCCTGAGGACAGAACACGTGGGTATCTATCGGATTCGGGATGTTGGTGATGCGCTGGCCAACGAAGAGACCGCTGCCCTTAGCCTGCCGTTCGAGCCAACGGCTACAGGTGACGAAGGAGATGGCGCCGCGATGGTAGAGTTCCTTCTTGCGGCGGAATATCTTTGCTGAGAGGTCGTTCTTGCTGCCTTTATTGGGGAGAAGCGGACAGTTGCCGCAGGCGGAGGCATAGCGGTTGCAGCCACGGGCATAATGGCAGATGCCGGTAGCTGGCCAGAGATCGTGCATGGTCCATACCACCGGTTTGCCGCTGCGGATAATCTTGCGGATGTTCTTGAGTGAGAGCATGCCCTGGTTGATCCAGGAGAGATGGATGACATCTGCCTCCTGAAACTCGCGGAGCCTGGTGATATCGGTACCCGATGTTGCCATGTCTACCTCCCAGAGGCGCTGACGGGAGAAATGGAGATGCCAGAATACGCACCAGCGCTCCCACAGGAAGTTCCACTGCAACCTGAGCGAACGGGGCAGACTGACCACGGTGATGTCTTCTGTCTCCTTGTCGCGTACCAACATCTTTGCCTTAACGCCATTGTTGTTAAGGGCATCCATCAGGCGGTTGGCTGCTACTGCCGCTCCGCCTGTCTTTTCACTTGTATTTACTATGAGTACTCTCATCTGCGTATATTTTTGATACCGCAAAAGCTGCGTATATTGATTGATACTGCAAAGATAGCACAAATCGGAGACAAAACAAAATAAAAAGGCATGTTTTTTTCGAGGAAATCGGAAAAGAGGAAACGGAAGAGGGAGAAAGGGGGATAAAAAAACATACCACAACTCTCAACGAGCTGTGGCATGTAATATGTTTAACTTAAAAAATCTAATCAAAATAGTCTCACGACCTTCTCAATTATCGGTTAAACAATCTACCTTAAAACCTAATAACTAAAAACCTAAATCTATTACTACTAACCTAAACAATCTATTAACCTTTTGACGCTGCAAAATTACTACTATTTCGGCTATTCACCAAATATTCAGCCAAGAAAGTGTGACGTTTTTACATTTTTTTGATATATATCAAGCAAAAATGAACAAAAGAAACGGAAATTAACAACTTTCTGACACTTTTCCTACATTTTGCAGAATATAAAGCTTTTGCCCTTACAGGGCGCCTTGCTGATTGCTATTATACCCAGGGCGCTGCCCTGGGCTAGGAGCTTCTGCCCTTTCAGGGCGTGCTGCTTGCATGCTGCCCGATTAAGGGCGTGCTGATTGCGTTCTATCCTTTCTGGATAAGAACGGTGGCATAGGCGGAGATTCCCTCCATTCTGCCTGTGAATCCGAGTTTCTCGGTGGTTGTTGCCTTGATGGATATCTGGTCTTCGTCTACCCCCATCACCTCTGCCAGACAGGCTTTCATGGCTGGCACATGCGGGTTGAGTTTAGGGCGTTCGGCACAGACTGTGGCATCGATATTGCCCAGTGTATAGCCCTTGGTAGCTATCAGTTCCATCGTTTTGCGGAGCAGTATCTTAGAATCCACATTCAGTGTTTCTGCTGCCGTATCCGGGAAATGATATCCGATATCACGCATGTTGGCGGCGCCCAGCAGGGCATCGCAAATGGCATGTATCAGCACATCGGCATCGCTGTGGCCCAGCAATCCCAGTTCATAATCTATCTTGATTCCTCCCAGCCACAAGTCGCGGTTTTCCACCAGCTTGTGGACATCATATCCAAATCCTACACGTATATTCATCGCTTTAAATTAATTGAATGTTGAATTTTGATTTTTTAGTGTTGAATGTTGAATGTTGAATTAGGCTAGCGCCCTTGAGTCCGTTAGGCAAAAATTCAACATTCAACATTCAACACTCAACATTACCTTTTAAACAGGTCCTTCAGTCCATCCATATCAAACGACAGGGTGAAGCGGAGGGTCTGGTCGAGCGGGTTACTCTTGGCGGTAGCCACCACATAGGCAGCATCGAGCGAGAAGACATTCATCTTGAAACCGGCACCCACGGTGAAGTACTTGCGGTTACCCTTGCTCTGACTCTCGTGATGATAACCGGCACGGAGCGCAAACTTATCATTGTATACATACTCGGCACCCAAACCGTAGTTGATTTCCTCCAGCTCTTCCTTGAAACCGCCAGGGGCATCGCTGAAACTCTTGAAGATACCGCTGATGCCCGAAATATCATCATACTCACGATGCACACGGTCTTCATATTCTGAATTATCCTCACCCTCTTCCTGCTTCGGAACGGTAGGCACCAGATACTTGTTGGCATCGGCTGCCAGGGTAACGCGGTTGTACTCGTCGATAGGAATCATCAGCGAGGCACCCAGACGCATGTTGGCTGGCAGGAACTCGCCATACTCCTTGCCGCTGAAGGTAATCTTACTACCGATGTTAGAAATATTCAAGCCCAAACCCAACTGGCATTCGCGCTGGCCGATGACCACATAGTTCTGGTAATAGGCGGCAATATCGGCTGCGAAAGCGGAGGCAGGCGAATTATCTTCGGTATAATCGAAGCGCATATCGGAATAGATCCAGCGGATGGCAGCAGCAAGAGAGAACTTCTCGCTGAGCATCAGAGAATAAGCCACATCGACCGACATCTCGTAAGGATTGATGGTCATACCCGTGCCACTCTCGGCACCCTCTTCGCTGGTAAACACTTCGCCCATATTGAAATAGCGGAGCGATGCAGATACGGCACTGTAATCGCCAATGCGGTAATAGCCAGAGAGATAGGCGAGGTTCATATCATTGACCAGCGAGCGCAGCCAAGGAGTGAAGCTGAGCGACACACCGGCACGCGAAATGGTGAAAGGATATTTTGCCGGATTCCAGTACTGAGAGTTGACATCAGGGTCGGTAGCCGCACCGATGTCTCCCAAACCGCCACCACGGGCATCAGGAGCTATGGTTTGCGAAATGACTGCATAGTTCACAGGATTGAAGAGGTCTTTCTTATCCTGCGCCTTCACTTCTGATGCCATCAGAGCGAGACATCCCAAGATGAATATCTTATAGATTCTTTTCATTGCCATTGTAAATATATTTTTATTTGATAATGATGAGTTTCTTGACTTTAGAGGTGTAGCTGCTGCCATCGCTCGCCACCTTGACGCGATAGAGATATACTCCGGTGCCCAGAGGGGTGCCACTATCGGAGGTGAGGTCCCAGCTTACGGTATAGCTGCCCGAGGTAGGTACACCGCTTTCGGAATGGCGCCAGTGCTGTCTGCCCGACGAATCGAACACTTCTACCACCACGTCCATATCGCTCTCTGTGCGGTCGTGACTGATGATGAAGGTAGTGGAGGTCTTAGCCGGATTGGCGGTTACGCCCACATCGAAGAGCGCCGGACTCAGTGCCTTCACCACATTGAAGCGGAGCTTCACCGTAGAACTGTTGTTCTGGATATCCCAGGCACGGAAGGTGAGTTCGTGCTTGCCCGGTTCCAGTTGCGGTATGCTGTAATAGGTAGAACCGCTGGTATAGGTTCCGAAATCGTAGGTGAAATTGCTGTTCAGCACGTAGGTCTTCGACATATCGCCATCTATCACCAGCTGCAGGTCGTGGCCGATACCGCTTCCGGCAGCATTGATTCCGTCCTTATCGGTTATCTTTGCCACAAAGAACGGAGTGGTATTGACATTGCCGCCATCTACAAAGGAAGGCGAATTGAGATAGCAGTAGATGGAAGGACCGATGGAATCGTTCTTCTGCTCCTCGCTCTC
This Segatella copri DSM 18205 DNA region includes the following protein-coding sequences:
- a CDS encoding glycosyltransferase family 2 protein — translated: MIKFTVVTCTYNAEKELQRTLDSVQRQTYCNIEHIIMDGGSRDRTLQLVKAYQHRNAVGESSHEIVVISEPDKGLYDAMNKSIDRATGDYLVFMNAGDTFPTADTLEYVEGCVGEGELLPGVLYGDTDIVDEMGHFLRHRRLAPPKKLTWRSFIWGMLVCHQSFYARTDIAREIHYDLHYRYSADVDWCIRIMRESSRRKLPLRNVHAVLTHFLDGGMTTQNHKASLKERFQVMRTHYGLLPTLAVHAWFAIRGAVKK
- a CDS encoding glycosyltransferase family 4 protein, which produces MRVLIVNTSEKTGGAAVAANRLMDALNNNGVKAKMLVRDKETEDITVVSLPRSLRLQWNFLWERWCVFWHLHFSRQRLWEVDMATSGTDITRLREFQEADVIHLSWINQGMLSLKNIRKIIRSGKPVVWTMHDLWPATGICHYARGCNRYASACGNCPLLPNKGSKNDLSAKIFRRKKELYHRGAISFVTCSRWLERQAKGSGLFVGQRITNIPNPIDTHVFCPQDQAEARLRAGLPADKHIILFVSQRVTDERKGMRYFIEAIDRLVARYPEMKENTAIAILGGHSEEVNLTLPSYSLGYVSDEKQIVAIYNSADAFVLPSLEDNLPNTIMESMACGVPSIGFRVGGIPEMIDHQQNGYVANYRDTEDLASGIHWVLEEADRAALKQACLQKVAQNYSQHAVALKYIEVYNEAMAYKNYKL
- the ispF gene encoding 2-C-methyl-D-erythritol 2,4-cyclodiphosphate synthase, with translation MNIRVGFGYDVHKLVENRDLWLGGIKIDYELGLLGHSDADVLIHAICDALLGAANMRDIGYHFPDTAAETLNVDSKILLRKTMELIATKGYTLGNIDATVCAERPKLNPHVPAMKACLAEVMGVDEDQISIKATTTEKLGFTGRMEGISAYATVLIQKG
- the porV gene encoding type IX secretion system outer membrane channel protein PorV, producing the protein MKRIYKIFILGCLALMASEVKAQDKKDLFNPVNYAVISQTIAPDARGGGLGDIGAATDPDVNSQYWNPAKYPFTISRAGVSLSFTPWLRSLVNDMNLAYLSGYYRIGDYSAVSASLRYFNMGEVFTSEEGAESGTGMTINPYEMSVDVAYSLMLSEKFSLAAAIRWIYSDMRFDYTEDNSPASAFAADIAAYYQNYVVIGQRECQLGLGLNISNIGSKITFSGKEYGEFLPANMRLGASLMIPIDEYNRVTLAADANKYLVPTVPKQEEGEDNSEYEDRVHREYDDISGISGIFKSFSDAPGGFKEELEEINYGLGAEYVYNDKFALRAGYHHESQSKGNRKYFTVGAGFKMNVFSLDAAYVVATAKSNPLDQTLRFTLSFDMDGLKDLFKR